In a genomic window of Streptomyces sp. SJL17-4:
- a CDS encoding glycerophosphodiester phosphodiesterase family protein translates to MRDPHPPASRPRRRRGSAGLVVVVTAVAGFAAVLVAAAPPSLAALRPAAHDTAAASPWLRPAGAPVTVIAHRGASSAAPENTLIAGEVARRGGAVWIENDVQPSKDGVPYVLHDATVDRTTDGTGPIRSLTSTELDVLDAGSWFAPAFAGTHVPTLAAQLEDLRLRGGKLLLEVKGRHSYAQVRRIIELVREQGMSDRVFVQSFDVTHLRFVHELAPELPLGLLRDTLDTDPVALAEDLHLASYNPSDRALSARPEVVRDLHAAGVAVNVWTVDSPARWKALDVLGVDGIITNRPTELGGWSSGRVS, encoded by the coding sequence ATGAGAGACCCTCACCCGCCCGCCTCCCGGCCCCGCCGGCGACGCGGGAGCGCCGGCCTGGTCGTCGTGGTCACCGCCGTCGCCGGTTTCGCGGCCGTGCTCGTCGCCGCCGCCCCGCCCTCGCTGGCCGCCCTCCGGCCCGCGGCGCACGACACCGCGGCGGCGAGTCCCTGGCTGCGCCCGGCGGGCGCGCCCGTGACCGTGATCGCGCACCGGGGGGCCTCCTCGGCCGCCCCCGAGAACACCCTGATCGCCGGCGAGGTGGCCCGGCGGGGCGGGGCGGTCTGGATCGAGAACGACGTCCAGCCCAGCAAGGACGGCGTCCCCTACGTCCTTCACGACGCGACCGTCGACCGGACGACGGACGGTACGGGGCCGATCCGCTCGCTGACCTCCACCGAGCTGGACGTCCTCGACGCCGGTTCCTGGTTCGCCCCGGCGTTCGCCGGCACGCATGTGCCCACGCTGGCGGCCCAGTTGGAGGATCTGCGGCTGCGCGGCGGGAAGCTGCTCCTTGAGGTGAAGGGCCGTCACAGCTACGCGCAGGTCCGCCGGATCATCGAGCTGGTGCGCGAACAGGGCATGAGCGACCGGGTCTTCGTCCAGAGCTTCGATGTCACCCACCTGCGGTTCGTCCACGAGCTGGCTCCCGAACTGCCGCTGGGGCTGCTGCGGGACACCCTGGACACCGACCCCGTCGCGCTCGCCGAGGACCTGCACCTCGCCTCGTACAACCCCTCGGACCGGGCCCTGTCCGCCCGCCCTGAGGTGGTCCGCGATCTGCACGCGGCGGGTGTCGCCGTGAACGTCTGGACGGTCGACAGCCCGGCCCGCTGGAAGGCCCTGGACGTACTCGGCGTGGACGGGATCATCACCAACCGCCCGACGGAGCTGGGCGGTTGGTCGTCCGGGCGGGTCTCCTGA
- a CDS encoding CU044_5270 family protein — MNPDPDKTRTATRHETGGLPATEEHDLPPGRHQFHKERLMSQIHDDRRTAAARTPRNPFLRKAILLPAATALAGALAVGVLVLTPGDAQRPDGRATGPALTTSIGAVDAEGAPRLLDRISLAAAGAETPNGRAGQYIYIETRTANTHVRTVDGESSLVSDPLHTRQSWRSPDGLRGWLIEPGNTAPEGITLEGRDEQGNVPKPHLGAPSHDYLATLPTDPDALLRKIYKETEGQGNGKDQQAFTTIGDLLVESWPTPELTAALYRAAAKIPGVVMVDSATDAAGRKGVAVARLDETSGQRTEWIFDSRTFAFLGERTVQVKGDGGEGGLIKPGTVVFTHAIMVRAFVDDIKLVP, encoded by the coding sequence ATGAACCCCGACCCGGACAAGACCCGTACGGCGACCCGGCACGAGACCGGAGGCCTCCCGGCGACCGAGGAACACGACCTTCCTCCGGGCCGCCACCAGTTCCACAAGGAGCGCCTGATGAGCCAGATCCACGACGACCGCCGCACGGCCGCCGCTCGCACCCCGCGCAACCCCTTCCTGCGGAAGGCGATCCTGCTGCCCGCCGCCACCGCACTCGCCGGAGCGCTCGCCGTCGGCGTCCTCGTCCTCACCCCCGGCGATGCCCAGCGCCCCGACGGCCGCGCCACCGGCCCCGCCCTCACCACCAGCATCGGCGCCGTCGACGCCGAGGGAGCGCCCCGGCTCCTCGATCGCATCTCGCTCGCCGCCGCCGGGGCCGAGACGCCGAACGGCCGCGCCGGCCAGTACATCTACATCGAGACGCGGACCGCGAACACCCATGTGAGGACCGTCGACGGCGAGAGCAGCCTCGTCAGCGACCCCCTGCACACCCGGCAGTCCTGGAGGTCGCCCGACGGCCTCAGGGGCTGGCTGATCGAGCCCGGCAACACCGCCCCCGAGGGCATCACCCTGGAAGGCCGTGACGAGCAGGGCAACGTGCCGAAGCCGCACCTCGGTGCGCCCTCCCACGACTACCTCGCGACCCTCCCCACCGACCCCGACGCGCTGCTGCGGAAGATCTACAAGGAGACCGAGGGACAGGGCAACGGCAAGGACCAGCAGGCCTTCACCACCATCGGGGACCTGCTCGTGGAGAGCTGGCCGACCCCCGAGCTGACGGCGGCTCTGTACCGGGCCGCCGCGAAGATCCCCGGCGTCGTCATGGTGGACAGCGCCACCGACGCCGCCGGGCGCAAGGGTGTCGCCGTCGCGCGGCTCGACGAGACCAGCGGACAGCGGACCGAGTGGATCTTCGACAGCAGGACCTTCGCCTTCCTGGGCGAGCGCACCGTCCAGGTGAAGGGTGACGGCGGCGAGGGCGGCCTGATCAAGCCCGGGACCGTCGTCTTCACCCACGCGATCATGGTCCGGGCCTTCGTCGACGACATCAAGCTCGTGCCGTAG
- a CDS encoding RNA polymerase sigma factor, giving the protein MNNDMRARVRDGDPSAFAELFDSYARSVYNHAFRLTGDWSVAEDVMAATFLEAWRLRQKVDPDGGSLRPWLLGVATNVSRNHCRGNRRYRAAADAYAAAGQAEASVPDHASEVAGRIDDRRRIAATLRALGTLRRTEREVLVLCLWEGLAYTEVAQALRVPVGTVRSRLSRARAKLRTGAEEELAREGSERSPEKREPASRTRQTTGDRVNAVRPAQEGIR; this is encoded by the coding sequence GTGAACAACGACATGCGCGCACGCGTCCGGGACGGAGACCCCTCGGCCTTCGCCGAACTCTTCGACTCCTACGCCCGGAGCGTCTACAACCACGCCTTCCGGCTGACCGGCGACTGGTCGGTCGCCGAGGACGTGATGGCGGCGACCTTCCTGGAGGCCTGGCGGCTCCGGCAGAAGGTGGACCCGGACGGGGGCTCGCTCCGGCCCTGGCTGCTGGGCGTCGCCACCAACGTCTCCCGCAACCACTGCCGCGGCAACCGCCGCTACCGGGCGGCCGCCGACGCGTACGCCGCCGCCGGACAGGCGGAGGCCTCCGTACCCGACCACGCCTCCGAGGTCGCGGGCCGGATCGACGACCGGCGCCGCATCGCCGCCACCCTGCGGGCACTCGGCACGCTCCGCCGCACCGAACGAGAAGTCCTCGTCCTCTGCCTCTGGGAGGGCCTCGCCTACACCGAGGTCGCCCAGGCGCTGCGCGTCCCCGTCGGCACCGTCCGCTCCCGGCTCTCCCGCGCCCGCGCCAAGCTCCGTACCGGCGCCGAGGAGGAACTCGCCCGGGAAGGAAGCGAACGCTCCCCGGAAAAACGGGAACCCGCCTCCCGCACCCGACAGACAACAGGTGATCGCGTGAACGCGGTCCGGCCCGCGCAGGAAGGAATCCGATGA
- a CDS encoding HD domain-containing protein, with protein sequence MTTLAEVDALAGRAHAGQTDKTGVPYVEHVRAVAAGLEPLGPHLAMAGLLHDVIEDTDWTAERLSAAGIPDHVVAVVEAVTNTPGTAYEEKIRRITEDPDATLVKIADNAHNSRSDRAAALPPAQRERLAAKYRAARETLWAAADPEHIATILRVVNPELLEELSAHCDAGHGNPLRGPDRRET encoded by the coding sequence ATGACGACTCTCGCCGAGGTGGACGCGCTCGCCGGCCGCGCGCACGCCGGACAGACCGACAAGACCGGTGTCCCGTACGTCGAGCACGTCCGTGCCGTCGCAGCCGGCCTGGAACCGCTCGGCCCGCACCTGGCCATGGCCGGGCTGCTCCACGACGTCATCGAGGACACCGACTGGACGGCGGAACGGCTCAGCGCCGCCGGGATCCCCGACCACGTCGTCGCCGTCGTCGAGGCCGTGACCAACACACCCGGCACGGCGTACGAGGAGAAGATCCGCCGGATCACCGAGGACCCCGACGCCACCCTCGTGAAGATCGCCGACAACGCCCACAACAGCCGCTCGGACCGGGCCGCCGCCCTGCCGCCCGCACAGCGGGAACGGCTCGCCGCCAAGTACCGCGCGGCCCGGGAGACGCTGTGGGCGGCGGCCGACCCCGAGCACATCGCGACCATCCTGCGCGTCGTCAACCCCGAACTCCTGGAGGAGCTCTCCGCCCACTGTGACGCGGGTCACGGGAACCCGCTCCGGGGGCCGGACAGACGAGAGACGTGA
- a CDS encoding TIGR03564 family F420-dependent LLM class oxidoreductase, with protein sequence MTLGVTLGSTAVQRTIDSTVRLAREARDAGLHSAWFGQTFAYDSPSLAAIVGREVPGLHVGTSAIPVFGRHPLLVSSQAQTAQAATGGRYHLGLALGTRHLTETGFGIPYRRPIGLLREFLTALRPLLETGSADFHGELLTATTPYSAAVPGARPTVPLLVAAMGPQALRVSGELADGILPFLAGPRALAEHIVPTVTAAAAAAAGRPAPRIVALVPGVVTARTEVAAVREKAAEALALYERIPSYRRAIEASGATRAAELAVIGDEETVAAEVRRYREAGATEVVFTATELNGEDGRVRTWKLLGELSRD encoded by the coding sequence ATGACTCTCGGAGTGACGCTCGGTTCGACCGCCGTCCAGCGCACGATCGACAGCACGGTGCGGCTCGCGCGGGAGGCGCGCGACGCGGGCCTGCACTCGGCGTGGTTCGGCCAGACCTTCGCGTACGACTCGCCCTCCCTGGCCGCGATCGTCGGGCGCGAGGTGCCCGGCCTGCACGTCGGGACCTCTGCCATCCCCGTCTTCGGCCGCCATCCGCTGCTCGTCTCCAGCCAGGCGCAGACCGCCCAGGCGGCCACCGGCGGTCGCTATCACCTCGGGCTCGCCCTCGGCACCCGGCACCTGACCGAGACCGGTTTCGGCATCCCGTACCGGCGGCCCATCGGCCTGCTCCGGGAGTTCCTGACGGCGCTCCGCCCGCTGCTCGAAACGGGCAGCGCCGACTTCCACGGCGAGCTGCTGACCGCGACGACGCCGTACTCGGCGGCGGTGCCGGGCGCGCGGCCGACCGTGCCGCTGCTCGTCGCCGCGATGGGGCCGCAGGCCCTGCGCGTCAGCGGTGAACTGGCCGACGGGATCCTGCCGTTCCTGGCGGGGCCGCGCGCGCTCGCCGAGCACATCGTCCCCACCGTCACCGCCGCCGCCGCCGCGGCGGCCGGCCGCCCGGCGCCCCGGATCGTGGCCCTCGTCCCGGGCGTGGTCACCGCGAGGACCGAGGTGGCGGCCGTACGGGAGAAGGCGGCCGAGGCCCTCGCGCTGTACGAGCGGATTCCGTCCTACCGGCGTGCGATCGAGGCGTCCGGCGCCACCCGGGCGGCCGAACTCGCCGTGATCGGGGACGAGGAGACGGTCGCCGCGGAGGTCCGGCGCTACCGCGAGGCGGGGGCGACGGAGGTGGTGTTCACGGCGACGGAGCTGAACGGCGAGGACGGTCGCGTACGCACCTGGAAACTGCTCGGCGAACTGTCACGCGACTGA
- a CDS encoding DUF2470 domain-containing protein, producing MRPFTTRVTRPTPAERVRSVLAAAHSMTVVSDGHHQEVHLLDGTGPMGHIHLHDPSEESHSGQAARIPVRLEFTDIAPTPVRERLRARVTLTGLLASPYEPGVTDSICMEFGQALLEDAEGRSYITLEELHATDVDPMAGCEASMLTHLVDGHSELVPLLLRLVRPRPERDMVRALPVALDRYGITLRLEHPAGHQDVRLPFPTPVTDIDQAGPRIHALLAAARRSSHPNSLLT from the coding sequence ATGCGTCCCTTCACCACCCGCGTCACGCGGCCCACCCCCGCCGAGCGCGTGCGATCGGTCCTCGCCGCCGCCCACTCGATGACGGTGGTGTCCGACGGACACCACCAGGAGGTGCACCTCCTGGACGGGACCGGGCCCATGGGCCACATCCACCTCCACGACCCCTCCGAGGAGAGCCACTCCGGGCAGGCCGCGCGGATCCCCGTACGCCTGGAGTTCACCGACATCGCTCCCACCCCTGTACGCGAGCGGCTCCGGGCCCGCGTCACCCTGACCGGACTCCTCGCCTCCCCGTACGAGCCCGGGGTCACCGACAGCATCTGCATGGAGTTCGGACAGGCCCTGCTGGAGGACGCCGAGGGCCGCTCGTACATCACGCTGGAAGAGCTCCACGCGACCGACGTCGACCCGATGGCCGGCTGCGAGGCGTCCATGCTGACCCACCTCGTCGACGGCCACAGCGAACTCGTCCCCCTCCTGCTGCGGCTCGTCCGGCCGCGCCCCGAACGGGACATGGTCCGCGCCCTTCCCGTCGCCCTCGACCGGTACGGCATCACCCTCCGCCTCGAACACCCCGCCGGTCACCAGGACGTCCGGCTTCCCTTCCCCACCCCGGTCACCGACATCGACCAGGCCGGCCCCCGCATCCACGCCCTCCTCGCCGCGGCCCGCCGCTCCTCCCACCCCAACAGCCTCCTGACCTGA
- a CDS encoding methylmalonyl-CoA mutase family protein, translating to MTVLPDDGLTLASEFPDAPHEQWQHLVAGVLRKSGKEVSGDAAEDALSTLLEDGLDVRPLYTARETAPDAGLPGFAPFVRGSRAEGNTLGGWDVRQRHLAADNDAVLADLENGVTSLWLGAGGAGIPVSSLATVLDGVYLDLAPVVLDAGDETAAAAERLLALYEERGVADDAARGNLGADPLGHEARTGRPAYDLASVAGLARRCADRYPGVRALTVDALPYHEAGGSAAQELGCSLATGVAYLRGLTGAGLSVAEACAQLEFRYAATADQFLTIAKLRAARRLWARVAEVCGAPDAGGQRQHAVTSTVMMTRRDPWVNMLRTTVATLAAGVGGADSVTVLPFDDALGLPDAFARRIARNTSTVLIEESHLSRVIDPAGGSWYVERLTDELAHAAWEFFQVIERAGGQEAALRSGTIGERLAETWSARSRKLATRREPITGVSEFPHLTEKPVDRAPAPAQPTGGLPRVRRDEAYETLRARSDAHLASTGARPRVYLATLGPAAAHSARLSFAANLFQAGGIEPVTEGTFEESGAREVCLCSSDALYAEQAGTVAAELRAAGAEHVLLAGRPGEYPGVDSYLFAGCDAVALLSTALDRMGVS from the coding sequence ATGACGGTCCTGCCTGACGACGGGCTCACCCTGGCGTCCGAATTTCCCGACGCGCCACACGAACAGTGGCAACACCTTGTGGCAGGTGTCCTGCGCAAGTCCGGCAAAGAGGTGTCCGGCGACGCCGCCGAGGACGCCCTTTCCACACTCCTGGAGGACGGCCTCGACGTCCGTCCGCTGTACACGGCGCGCGAGACCGCGCCCGACGCCGGGCTCCCCGGCTTCGCGCCCTTCGTGCGCGGCAGCCGCGCCGAGGGCAACACCCTGGGCGGCTGGGACGTGCGCCAGCGGCACCTGGCCGCCGACAACGACGCGGTCCTCGCCGACCTGGAGAACGGCGTCACCTCCCTCTGGCTGGGCGCCGGCGGCGCCGGCATCCCGGTCTCCTCGCTCGCCACGGTCCTCGACGGGGTCTACCTCGACCTGGCTCCGGTCGTCCTCGACGCGGGCGACGAGACGGCGGCGGCCGCCGAGCGTCTCCTCGCGCTGTACGAGGAGCGGGGCGTCGCCGACGACGCGGCCCGCGGCAACCTCGGGGCCGACCCGCTCGGCCACGAGGCCCGTACCGGCCGCCCGGCGTACGACCTCGCGTCCGTGGCCGGACTCGCGCGCCGCTGCGCCGACCGGTACCCGGGGGTGCGGGCCCTGACCGTGGACGCCCTGCCGTACCACGAGGCCGGCGGCTCGGCCGCGCAGGAGCTCGGCTGCTCCCTCGCGACCGGCGTGGCCTATCTGCGGGGTCTGACCGGCGCAGGGCTGAGCGTCGCCGAGGCGTGCGCACAGCTGGAGTTCCGGTACGCGGCCACCGCCGACCAGTTCCTGACCATCGCCAAGCTCCGCGCGGCGCGCCGGCTCTGGGCCCGGGTGGCCGAGGTCTGCGGCGCCCCGGACGCGGGTGGCCAGCGCCAGCACGCGGTGACCTCGACGGTGATGATGACGCGCCGCGACCCGTGGGTGAACATGCTGCGCACCACGGTGGCCACGCTCGCCGCGGGGGTGGGCGGCGCCGACAGCGTCACCGTGCTCCCCTTCGACGACGCCCTCGGCCTGCCCGACGCCTTCGCACGCCGGATCGCCCGCAACACCTCCACCGTCCTCATCGAGGAGTCGCACCTGTCCCGGGTGATCGACCCGGCGGGCGGCTCCTGGTACGTGGAGCGGCTCACCGACGAACTCGCGCACGCCGCCTGGGAGTTCTTCCAGGTCATCGAGCGGGCGGGCGGCCAGGAGGCCGCGCTGCGGTCCGGGACGATCGGCGAGCGCCTCGCCGAGACCTGGTCCGCGCGCAGCAGGAAGCTCGCCACCCGCCGCGAACCCATCACCGGTGTCAGCGAGTTCCCCCACCTCACGGAGAAGCCCGTCGACCGGGCACCCGCGCCCGCGCAGCCGACCGGCGGTCTCCCCCGGGTCCGCCGCGACGAGGCGTACGAGACCCTGCGCGCCCGCTCCGACGCGCACCTGGCGTCGACCGGGGCCCGGCCCCGTGTCTATCTGGCCACGCTCGGCCCGGCGGCCGCGCACTCGGCCCGTCTCTCCTTCGCCGCGAACCTCTTCCAGGCGGGCGGCATCGAGCCGGTCACCGAGGGCACGTTCGAGGAGAGCGGCGCCCGCGAGGTCTGCCTCTGCTCCAGCGACGCGCTGTACGCGGAACAGGCCGGGACCGTGGCGGCGGAGCTGCGCGCGGCGGGCGCCGAGCACGTCCTCCTCGCCGGACGCCCCGGGGAGTACCCCGGTGTCGACTCGTACCTCTTCGCGGGCTGTGACGCCGTCGCCCTGCTCTCCACCGCCCTCGACCGCATGGGAGTGTCCTGA
- the scpA gene encoding methylmalonyl-CoA mutase: protein MSIPDFSGIELGAPTADGGPDAWRAAVKKATGGDDLLWETPEGIGVKPLYTGQDLEGLDFLDTRPGMAPYLRGPYPTMYVNQPWTIRQYAGFSTAEESNAFYRRNLAAGQKGLSVAFDLPTHRGYDSDHPRVTGDVGMAGVAIDSIYDMRQLFDGIPLDRMTVSMTMNGAVLPVLALYIVAAEEQGVPPEKLAGTIQNDILKEFMVRNTYIYPPGPSMRIISDIFAYTSQRMPRYNSISISGYHIQEAGATADLELAYTLADGVEYIRAGREAGLDVDAFAPRLSFFWAIGMNFFMEIAKLRAARLLWAKLVQQFDPQNAKSLSLRTHSQTSGWSLTAQDVFNNVTRTCVEAMAATQGHTQSLHTNALDEALALPTDFSARIARNTQLLIQQESGTCRTIDPWGGSAYVEKLTYDLARRAWKHIQEVEQAGGMAKAIDAGIPKLRVEEAAARTQARIDSGRQPVIGVNKYRVATDEQIDVLKVDNSSVRAQQIAKLKRLREERDEQACQDALAALTRAAGGDGNLLELAVNAARAMATVGEISDALEKVYGRHAGQIRTISGVYRNEAGASPSVDRTRALVDAFGEAEGRRPRILVAKMGQDGHDRGQKVIATAFADLGFDVDVGPLFQTPAEVARQAVEADVHIVGVSSLAAGHLTLVPALREELAAEGREDIMIVVGGVIPPQDVATLLEMGAAAVFPPGTVIPDAAHDLVTRLSADLGHER, encoded by the coding sequence ATGTCCATCCCCGATTTCTCCGGGATCGAGCTCGGGGCGCCGACCGCCGACGGCGGTCCCGACGCGTGGCGCGCTGCCGTCAAGAAGGCCACGGGCGGCGACGACCTGCTCTGGGAGACCCCGGAGGGCATCGGCGTCAAGCCGCTGTACACCGGCCAGGACCTCGAGGGCCTGGACTTCCTGGACACCCGCCCGGGTATGGCCCCGTACCTGCGCGGCCCGTACCCGACGATGTACGTCAACCAGCCCTGGACGATCCGGCAGTACGCGGGCTTCTCCACGGCCGAGGAGTCGAACGCCTTCTACCGGCGCAACCTCGCGGCCGGCCAGAAGGGCCTGTCGGTCGCCTTCGACCTGCCGACCCACCGCGGCTACGACAGCGACCACCCGCGTGTCACCGGTGACGTCGGCATGGCCGGCGTGGCCATCGACTCGATCTACGACATGCGCCAGCTGTTCGACGGCATCCCGCTGGACCGGATGACGGTGTCGATGACGATGAACGGCGCCGTGCTGCCGGTCCTCGCGCTGTACATCGTGGCGGCCGAGGAGCAGGGCGTACCGCCCGAGAAGCTGGCCGGGACCATCCAGAACGACATCCTCAAGGAGTTCATGGTCCGCAACACGTACATCTACCCGCCCGGGCCGTCGATGCGGATCATCTCCGACATCTTCGCCTACACCTCGCAGCGGATGCCGCGCTACAACTCCATCTCCATCTCCGGGTACCACATCCAGGAGGCGGGTGCGACGGCCGACCTGGAGCTGGCGTACACGCTCGCCGACGGTGTGGAGTACATCCGCGCGGGCCGCGAGGCCGGGCTCGACGTGGACGCGTTCGCGCCGCGGCTGTCGTTCTTCTGGGCGATCGGCATGAACTTCTTCATGGAGATCGCCAAGCTGCGCGCGGCGCGGCTCCTGTGGGCCAAGCTGGTCCAGCAGTTCGACCCGCAGAACGCCAAGTCCCTCTCCCTGCGCACCCATTCGCAGACCTCGGGCTGGTCGCTCACCGCGCAGGACGTCTTCAACAACGTCACCCGCACCTGCGTCGAGGCGATGGCGGCCACCCAGGGCCACACCCAGTCGCTGCACACCAACGCCCTCGACGAGGCGCTCGCCCTGCCGACCGACTTCTCCGCCCGGATCGCCCGCAACACCCAGCTGCTCATCCAGCAGGAGTCGGGCACCTGCCGGACCATCGACCCGTGGGGCGGCAGCGCGTACGTCGAGAAGCTCACCTACGACCTCGCCCGGCGCGCCTGGAAGCACATCCAGGAGGTCGAGCAGGCCGGTGGCATGGCGAAGGCCATCGACGCGGGCATCCCCAAGCTGCGCGTGGAGGAGGCCGCGGCCCGCACCCAGGCCCGGATCGACTCCGGCCGGCAGCCGGTGATCGGCGTCAACAAGTACCGAGTGGCGACCGACGAGCAGATCGACGTCCTCAAGGTCGACAACTCCTCCGTGCGCGCCCAGCAGATCGCCAAGCTGAAGCGGCTGCGCGAGGAGCGCGACGAGCAGGCCTGCCAGGACGCGCTCGCCGCGCTCACCCGGGCCGCGGGCGGCGACGGCAACCTCCTGGAGCTCGCGGTGAACGCGGCCCGCGCGATGGCGACCGTCGGCGAGATCTCCGACGCCCTGGAGAAGGTCTACGGACGGCACGCCGGCCAGATCCGTACGATCTCCGGTGTGTACCGCAACGAAGCCGGCGCGTCCCCGTCCGTCGACCGCACCCGGGCCCTGGTGGACGCCTTCGGCGAGGCCGAGGGCCGCCGGCCGCGCATCCTGGTCGCCAAGATGGGCCAGGACGGCCACGACCGCGGCCAGAAGGTCATCGCCACCGCCTTCGCCGACCTGGGCTTCGACGTGGACGTCGGCCCGCTGTTCCAGACCCCGGCCGAGGTGGCCCGTCAGGCCGTCGAGGCGGACGTGCACATCGTCGGGGTCTCGTCGCTCGCCGCCGGACACCTCACGCTCGTACCGGCGCTGCGGGAGGAACTGGCGGCTGAGGGCCGCGAGGACATCATGATCGTGGTCGGCGGGGTGATTCCTCCGCAGGACGTGGCGACGCTCCTGGAGATGGGCGCGGCCGCCGTGTTCCCGCCGGGCACCGTGATCCCCGACGCGGCGCACGACCTGGTGACGCGTCTGTCGGCCGACCTCGGACACGAGCGGTGA
- the meaB gene encoding methylmalonyl Co-A mutase-associated GTPase MeaB: MIDLDTYVRGVREGKRALVARAITLVESTRPQHRALAQELLTALLPHSGNAVRIGISGVPGVGKSTFIDAFGTMLTGLGHRVAVLAVDPSSTRTGGSILGDKTRMERLAVDPAAFVRPSPSAGTLGGVAKATRESMVVMEAAGYDVVLVETVGVGQSETAVANMVDSFLLLTLARTGDQLQGIKKGVLELADVVTVNKADGPHERDARAAARELAGALRLMHGADSFWTPPVLSCSARESAGLDEVWGRLEQHRALLDSTGRLTAKRHDQQVDWTWTMVQDELLRRLHSDPTVQDLAPELEQRVRAGELTATLAAERILDAFGERRG; encoded by the coding sequence GTGATCGATCTCGACACGTACGTCCGGGGGGTACGGGAGGGGAAGCGGGCGCTGGTCGCCCGCGCGATCACCCTCGTCGAGTCGACCCGACCCCAGCACCGGGCACTCGCCCAGGAGCTCCTGACCGCGCTCCTGCCGCACAGCGGGAACGCCGTGCGGATCGGGATCAGCGGGGTGCCCGGTGTCGGCAAGTCGACGTTCATCGACGCGTTCGGCACGATGCTGACCGGGCTCGGCCACCGGGTCGCGGTGCTCGCCGTCGACCCGTCGTCGACCCGTACCGGTGGCTCCATCCTCGGCGACAAGACGCGGATGGAGCGGCTTGCCGTCGATCCGGCGGCCTTCGTGCGGCCCTCCCCCAGCGCCGGCACCCTCGGCGGGGTCGCGAAGGCGACCCGGGAGTCGATGGTCGTCATGGAGGCCGCGGGCTACGACGTGGTGCTCGTCGAGACCGTGGGCGTCGGCCAGTCCGAGACCGCCGTCGCCAACATGGTCGACTCCTTCCTGCTGCTCACCCTGGCCCGCACGGGCGACCAGCTCCAGGGCATCAAGAAGGGCGTCCTGGAACTCGCCGACGTGGTCACCGTCAACAAGGCGGACGGCCCGCACGAGCGGGACGCGCGCGCCGCCGCGCGTGAACTCGCGGGCGCGCTGCGGCTGATGCACGGCGCGGACTCCTTCTGGACGCCGCCGGTGCTGAGTTGCAGCGCCCGGGAGTCGGCGGGCCTCGACGAGGTCTGGGGGCGTCTCGAACAGCACCGGGCGCTGCTGGACTCGACCGGCCGGCTCACGGCCAAGCGGCACGACCAGCAGGTCGACTGGACCTGGACCATGGTCCAGGACGAGCTCCTGCGCCGCCTCCACTCGGACCCGACGGTCCAGGACCTCGCGCCCGAGCTGGAGCAGCGGGTGCGCGCGGGCGAGCTGACGGCGACGCTGGCCGCGGAACGCATCCTGGACGCGTTCGGGGAGCGGCGCGGCTGA
- a CDS encoding helix-turn-helix domain-containing protein has translation MARARAEDRNVCGVSAAIAVVEGKWKPTVLWLLESGPHRPAELRRRLPAISEKVLTQALREMEADGLVHREVYDVLPLKTVYSLTGIGRELSALLAPLSDWGHRRLDRVTAVPTAS, from the coding sequence ATGGCACGCGCCCGGGCCGAGGACAGGAACGTGTGCGGAGTGAGTGCCGCGATCGCGGTCGTGGAGGGCAAATGGAAGCCCACCGTGCTCTGGTTGCTGGAGTCGGGACCGCACCGCCCCGCCGAACTGCGCCGGAGACTCCCCGCGATCAGCGAGAAGGTGCTGACCCAGGCGCTGCGCGAGATGGAGGCGGACGGCCTCGTGCACCGCGAGGTGTACGACGTACTGCCGCTGAAGACCGTCTACTCGCTGACCGGTATCGGGCGTGAACTCTCCGCGTTGCTGGCCCCGTTGTCGGACTGGGGCCACCGTCGCCTGGACAGGGTCACGGCTGTTCCGACCGCTTCCTGA